A single Oncorhynchus nerka isolate Pitt River linkage group LG10, Oner_Uvic_2.0, whole genome shotgun sequence DNA region contains:
- the LOC115135044 gene encoding protein bicaudal C homolog 1-like isoform X7 gives MAAQCDSLSGYLQQSDQGSNSERSTDSPVAGSEDDLSGPHALPDPEWTEERFRVDRKKLEIMLLAATEGRVNGGEDFFQKVMDETKTQIAWPSKLKIGAKSKKDPHIKVCGKRDNVREAKDRIMSVLDTKSNRVTLKMDVSHTEHSHVIGKGGNNIKKVMEDTGCHIHFPDSNRNNQAEKSNQVSIAGQPGGVEAARSKIRELLPLVLSFELPAIVQPDPGSPTVQHISQTYNLTVSFKPPTRLYGTTGVVRGSQNNSSAVKRGTAILLEHLAGSLASAISVSTHLDIAPQHHLFMMGRNGSNIKHITQRTGAQIHFPDPNSPQKKSTVYIQGIIESVCVARQYLMGCLPLVLMFDIKEDIEVEPQYITALMEQLDVFISIKPKPKQPSKSVIVKSVERNAVNMYEARKFLLGLESNGVSSALSSSTIGPSPTLICPVGLDILASAGLGLSSLGLLGPSAPHSLSSSPAPNSVLNSLNSSMSPLQNPPSPSPSLWPSSLTSTQGFSSQLMMHPVAQATLSSILLSGVKGYTQNTPSPPPGLAPIDKQTNGVPDCSKGPCTMNGHVKHPGSVYGRMSSASLADTVLNPNQCDSVQEASVHNQSEPRSSKSNQDEGSDTFVEVGMPRSPSHSANGNELKQMLASCKTSGKRHAVELLQGTKNSHLQYVCPELHSDCLLSDPESSASDGPVTDKRAPGSERAAERAAERAAQQNERDRIRLAPHSSFANMQVQLEALEYEQKKLLATKAMLKKPVVTEVRTPTNTWSGLGFSKSMPAETIKELRRANHVSYKPTMSTTYEVNSDYEGSPLSLSRSGSREGVGNGSDSDNWRDRNGVGNGLVNHAEFPASVSSPKRKQNKSAAEHYLSSSNYMDCISSVTGSNGCSLQSSLKGSDLPELFSKLGLGKYTDVFQQQEIDLQTFLTLTDQDLKELGITTFGARRKMLLAISGVNDYELNKNRRKLFEPPIRSSFLEGGASGRLSRQFHADMASVSGRW, from the exons GTCATGGATGAAACCAAAACACAGATAGCGTGGCCTTCCAAACTGAAGATCGGCGCCAAGTCCAAAAAAG atccGCACATTAAGGTTTGTGGAAAGAGAGACAACGTGAGGGAAGCCAAAGACCGAATCATGTCAGTCCTCGACACAAAG AGTAACAGGGTAACCCTTAAGATGGACGTGTCCCACACAGAGCACTCCCACGTCATCGGCAAGGGAGGCAACAACATCAAGAAGGTGATGGAGGACACGGGCTGCCACATCCACTTCCCAGACTCCAACCGCAACAACCAGGCGGAGAAGAGCAACCAG GTGTCCATTGCAGGCCAGCCAGGAGGGGTAGAGGCAGCTCGATCCAAAATCAGA GAGCTGCTCCCTCTGGTTCTGTCGTTTGAGCTGCCAGCCATCGTGCAGCCTGACCCAGGCTCCCCCACAGTGCAGCACATCTCCCAGACATACAACCTCACTGTCTCCTTCAAGCCCCCCACACGTCTCTATGGGACCACCGGAGTGGTCCGCGGCTCCCAGAACAACTCTAGTGCCGTCAAG AGAGGCACTGCCATATTGCTGGAGCACCTGGCGGGCAGCCTGGCCAGTGCCATCTCAGTCAGTACCCACCTGGACATCGCCCCCCAGCACCACCTCTTCATGATGGGCCGCAACGGCAGCAACATCAAGCACATCACCCAGAGGACAGGAGCCCAGATCCACTTCCCCGACCCCAACAGCCCCCAGAAGAAATCTACTGTTTACATCCAGGGAATCATCGAGTCTGTCTGCGTGGCGCGCCAGTACCTCATG GGCTGTCTACCGCTGGTGCTGATGTTTGACATTAAAGAGGACATCGAGGTGGAGCCCCAGTATATCACCGCTCTGATGGAGCAGCTGGATGTCTTCATCAGCATCAAGCCCAAACCAAAGCAGCCCAGCAAG tctgTGATCGTAAAGAGTGTGGAGCGGAATGCAGTGAACATGTACGAGGCCCGGAAGTTTCTGCTGGGTCTGGAGAGCAACGGAGTTTCATCCGCCCTGTCCTCCTCAACCATCGGCCCCTCCCCCACTCTCATCTGTCCCGTCGGCCTGGACATCCTGGCCTCAGCTGGCCTGGGGCTGAGCAGTCTGG GCCTCCTGGGGCCATCAGCGCCCCATTCTCTCAGTAGCTCCCCGGCTCCAAACTCTGTCCTCAACAGTCTGAACTCTTCCATGAGCCCCCTGCAGAACCccccgtctccctccccctcactgtGGCCCAGCTCTCTCACCAGCACACAAG GCTTCTCGTCTCAGTTGATGATGCACCCTGTAGCCCAGGCCACTCTGAGCAGTATCCTGCTCTCTGGGGTCAAGGGGTACACCCAGaacactccctcccctccccccggcCTCGCCCCGATCGACAAGCAGACCAACGGAGTCCCTGACTGCTCCAAAGGCCCCTGTACCATGAATGGACATGTAAAG caccCTGGCTCAGTCTATGGAAGGATGTCCAGTGCATCTCTGGCAGACACAGTTCTGAACCCCAACCAGTGTGACTCAGTTCAGGAGGCCAGCGTACACAACCAGTCAGAACCTCGCTCCAGCAAGTCCAACCAAGACGAAG GCTCTGACACCTTTGTGGAAGTGGGCATGCCCAGAAGCCCATCTCACTCAGCCAATGGGAACGAGCTAAAACAGATGCTGGCTTCCTGTAAGACGTCAGGGAAACGGCATGCGGTGGAGCTCCTCCAGGGGACCAAGAACTCCCATCTCCAGTATGTCTGTCCAGAGCTACA CTCAGACTGcctcctgtcagacccagagtcgAGTGCTTCAGACGGCCCTGTGACGGATAAGAGGGCGCCGGGCAGTGAGCGGGCAGcagagagggcagcagagagggcAGCACAGCAGAACGAAAGGGACAGGATCCGCTTGGCACCACATTCCTCCTTTGCCAACATGCAGGTACAACTAGAG GCGCTTGAATATGAACAGAAAAAGCTGTTAGCAACCAAAG cTATGTTGAAGAAGCCTGTTGTGACTGAGGTACGGACCCCAACTAACACGTGGAGTGGTCTGGGTTTTTCCAAGTCCATGCCAGCGGAGACCATCAAGGAGCTGCGCAGGGCCAACCACGTTTCTTACAAACCCACAATGAGTACCACCTACGAGGTAAACTCTGACTATGAG ggctcccccctgtccctgtcccgctCCGGCAGCAGAGAGGGCGTGGGCAACGGCAGTGATTCTGACAACTGGAGGGACAGGAACGGGGTTGGGAACGGTCTTGTCAACCACGCCGAATTCCCAGCGTCTGTTAGCAGTCCCAAGAGGAAGCAGAACAAATCTG CTGCAGAGCACTATCTGAGCAGCAGTAACTACATGGACTGTATCTCCTCGGTCACCGGGAGCAATGGCTGcagtctccagtcctctctcaaaGGGTCGGACCTGCCGGAGCTGTTCAGCAAGCTGGGCCTGGGGAAATACACTGACGTGTTCCAACAACAGGAG ATCGATCTCCAGACCTTCCTCACTCTGACAGACCAGGACCTGAAAGAGCTGGGTATCACCACATTTGGAGCACGCAGGAAAATGCTGCTTGCCATCTCAGGTGTGAATGACTATG AACTGAACAAGAACCGAAGGAAGCTGTTTGAGCCTCCTATCAGGTCCTCCTTCCTGGAAGGGGGCGCCAGCGGGCGTCTGTCTCGTCAGTTCCACGCTGACATGGCCAGTGTCAGTGGCCGGTGGTAG
- the LOC115135044 gene encoding protein bicaudal C homolog 1-like isoform X4 gives MAAQCDSLSGYLQQSDQGSNSERSTDSPVAGSEDDLSGPHALPDPEWTEERFRVDRKKLEIMLLAATEGRVNGGEDFFQKVMDETKTQIAWPSKLKIGAKSKKDPHIKVCGKRDNVREAKDRIMSVLDTKQSNRVTLKMDVSHTEHSHVIGKGGNNIKKVMEDTGCHIHFPDSNRNNQAEKSNQVSIAGQPGGVEAARSKIRELLPLVLSFELPAIVQPDPGSPTVQHISQTYNLTVSFKPPTRLYGTTGVVRGSQNNSSAVKRGTAILLEHLAGSLASAISVSTHLDIAPQHHLFMMGRNGSNIKHITQRTGAQIHFPDPNSPQKKSTVYIQGIIESVCVARQYLMGCLPLVLMFDIKEDIEVEPQYITALMEQLDVFISIKPKPKQPSKSVIVKSVERNAVNMYEARKFLLGLESNGVSSALSSSTIGPSPTLICPVGLDILASAGLGLSSLGLLGPSAPHSLSSSPAPNSVLNSLNSSMSPLQNPPSPSPSLWPSSLTSTQGFSSQLMMHPVAQATLSSILLSGVKGYTQNTPSPPPGLAPIDKQTNGVPDCSKGPCTMNGHVKHPGSVYGRMSSASLADTVLNPNQCDSVQEASVHNQSEPRSSKSNQDEGSDTFVEVGMPRSPSHSANGNELKQMLASCKTSGKRHAVELLQGTKNSHLQYVCPELHSLLSRPHSSDCLLSDPESSASDGPVTDKRAPGSERAAERAAERAAQQNERDRIRLAPHSSFANMQVQLEALEYEQKKLLATKAMLKKPVVTEVRTPTNTWSGLGFSKSMPAETIKELRRANHVSYKPTMSTTYEVNSDYEGSPLSLSRSGSREGVGNGSDSDNWRDRNGVGNGLVNHAEFPASVSSPKRKQNKSAAEHYLSSSNYMDCISSVTGSNGCSLQSSLKGSDLPELFSKLGLGKYTDVFQQQEIDLQTFLTLTDQDLKELGITTFGARRKMLLAISELNKNRRKLFEPPIRSSFLEGGASGRLSRQFHADMASVSGRW, from the exons GTCATGGATGAAACCAAAACACAGATAGCGTGGCCTTCCAAACTGAAGATCGGCGCCAAGTCCAAAAAAG atccGCACATTAAGGTTTGTGGAAAGAGAGACAACGTGAGGGAAGCCAAAGACCGAATCATGTCAGTCCTCGACACAAAG CAGAGTAACAGGGTAACCCTTAAGATGGACGTGTCCCACACAGAGCACTCCCACGTCATCGGCAAGGGAGGCAACAACATCAAGAAGGTGATGGAGGACACGGGCTGCCACATCCACTTCCCAGACTCCAACCGCAACAACCAGGCGGAGAAGAGCAACCAG GTGTCCATTGCAGGCCAGCCAGGAGGGGTAGAGGCAGCTCGATCCAAAATCAGA GAGCTGCTCCCTCTGGTTCTGTCGTTTGAGCTGCCAGCCATCGTGCAGCCTGACCCAGGCTCCCCCACAGTGCAGCACATCTCCCAGACATACAACCTCACTGTCTCCTTCAAGCCCCCCACACGTCTCTATGGGACCACCGGAGTGGTCCGCGGCTCCCAGAACAACTCTAGTGCCGTCAAG AGAGGCACTGCCATATTGCTGGAGCACCTGGCGGGCAGCCTGGCCAGTGCCATCTCAGTCAGTACCCACCTGGACATCGCCCCCCAGCACCACCTCTTCATGATGGGCCGCAACGGCAGCAACATCAAGCACATCACCCAGAGGACAGGAGCCCAGATCCACTTCCCCGACCCCAACAGCCCCCAGAAGAAATCTACTGTTTACATCCAGGGAATCATCGAGTCTGTCTGCGTGGCGCGCCAGTACCTCATG GGCTGTCTACCGCTGGTGCTGATGTTTGACATTAAAGAGGACATCGAGGTGGAGCCCCAGTATATCACCGCTCTGATGGAGCAGCTGGATGTCTTCATCAGCATCAAGCCCAAACCAAAGCAGCCCAGCAAG tctgTGATCGTAAAGAGTGTGGAGCGGAATGCAGTGAACATGTACGAGGCCCGGAAGTTTCTGCTGGGTCTGGAGAGCAACGGAGTTTCATCCGCCCTGTCCTCCTCAACCATCGGCCCCTCCCCCACTCTCATCTGTCCCGTCGGCCTGGACATCCTGGCCTCAGCTGGCCTGGGGCTGAGCAGTCTGG GCCTCCTGGGGCCATCAGCGCCCCATTCTCTCAGTAGCTCCCCGGCTCCAAACTCTGTCCTCAACAGTCTGAACTCTTCCATGAGCCCCCTGCAGAACCccccgtctccctccccctcactgtGGCCCAGCTCTCTCACCAGCACACAAG GCTTCTCGTCTCAGTTGATGATGCACCCTGTAGCCCAGGCCACTCTGAGCAGTATCCTGCTCTCTGGGGTCAAGGGGTACACCCAGaacactccctcccctccccccggcCTCGCCCCGATCGACAAGCAGACCAACGGAGTCCCTGACTGCTCCAAAGGCCCCTGTACCATGAATGGACATGTAAAG caccCTGGCTCAGTCTATGGAAGGATGTCCAGTGCATCTCTGGCAGACACAGTTCTGAACCCCAACCAGTGTGACTCAGTTCAGGAGGCCAGCGTACACAACCAGTCAGAACCTCGCTCCAGCAAGTCCAACCAAGACGAAG GCTCTGACACCTTTGTGGAAGTGGGCATGCCCAGAAGCCCATCTCACTCAGCCAATGGGAACGAGCTAAAACAGATGCTGGCTTCCTGTAAGACGTCAGGGAAACGGCATGCGGTGGAGCTCCTCCAGGGGACCAAGAACTCCCATCTCCAGTATGTCTGTCCAGAGCTACA CTCTCTGTTGTCCCGCCCCCACAGCTCAGACTGcctcctgtcagacccagagtcgAGTGCTTCAGACGGCCCTGTGACGGATAAGAGGGCGCCGGGCAGTGAGCGGGCAGcagagagggcagcagagagggcAGCACAGCAGAACGAAAGGGACAGGATCCGCTTGGCACCACATTCCTCCTTTGCCAACATGCAGGTACAACTAGAG GCGCTTGAATATGAACAGAAAAAGCTGTTAGCAACCAAAG cTATGTTGAAGAAGCCTGTTGTGACTGAGGTACGGACCCCAACTAACACGTGGAGTGGTCTGGGTTTTTCCAAGTCCATGCCAGCGGAGACCATCAAGGAGCTGCGCAGGGCCAACCACGTTTCTTACAAACCCACAATGAGTACCACCTACGAGGTAAACTCTGACTATGAG ggctcccccctgtccctgtcccgctCCGGCAGCAGAGAGGGCGTGGGCAACGGCAGTGATTCTGACAACTGGAGGGACAGGAACGGGGTTGGGAACGGTCTTGTCAACCACGCCGAATTCCCAGCGTCTGTTAGCAGTCCCAAGAGGAAGCAGAACAAATCTG CTGCAGAGCACTATCTGAGCAGCAGTAACTACATGGACTGTATCTCCTCGGTCACCGGGAGCAATGGCTGcagtctccagtcctctctcaaaGGGTCGGACCTGCCGGAGCTGTTCAGCAAGCTGGGCCTGGGGAAATACACTGACGTGTTCCAACAACAGGAG ATCGATCTCCAGACCTTCCTCACTCTGACAGACCAGGACCTGAAAGAGCTGGGTATCACCACATTTGGAGCACGCAGGAAAATGCTGCTTGCCATCTCAG AACTGAACAAGAACCGAAGGAAGCTGTTTGAGCCTCCTATCAGGTCCTCCTTCCTGGAAGGGGGCGCCAGCGGGCGTCTGTCTCGTCAGTTCCACGCTGACATGGCCAGTGTCAGTGGCCGGTGGTAG
- the LOC115135044 gene encoding protein bicaudal C homolog 1-like isoform X3, translating to MAAQCDSLSGYLQQSDQGSNSERSTDSPVAGSEDDLSGPHALPDPEWTEERFRVDRKKLEIMLLAATEGRVNGGEDFFQKVMDETKTQIAWPSKLKIGAKSKKDPHIKVCGKRDNVREAKDRIMSVLDTKQSNRVTLKMDVSHTEHSHVIGKGGNNIKKVMEDTGCHIHFPDSNRNNQAEKSNQVSIAGQPGGVEAARSKIRELLPLVLSFELPAIVQPDPGSPTVQHISQTYNLTVSFKPPTRLYGTTGVVRGSQNNSSAVKRGTAILLEHLAGSLASAISVSTHLDIAPQHHLFMMGRNGSNIKHITQRTGAQIHFPDPNSPQKKSTVYIQGIIESVCVARQYLMGCLPLVLMFDIKEDIEVEPQYITALMEQLDVFISIKPKPKQPSKSVIVKSVERNAVNMYEARKFLLGLESNGVSSALSSSTIGPSPTLICPVGLDILASAGLGLSSLGLLGPSAPHSLSSSPAPNSVLNSLNSSMSPLQNPPSPSPSLWPSSLTSTQGFSSQLMMHPVAQATLSSILLSGVKGYTQNTPSPPPGLAPIDKQTNGVPDCSKGPCTMNGHVKHPGSVYGRMSSASLADTVLNPNQCDSVQEASVHNQSEPRSSKSNQDEGSDTFVEVGMPRSPSHSANGNELKQMLASCKTSGKRHAVELLQGTKNSHLQYVCPELHSLLSRPHSSDCLLSDPESSASDGPVTDKRAPGSERAAERAAERAAQQNERDRIRLAPHSSFANMQALEYEQKKLLATKAMLKKPVVTEVRTPTNTWSGLGFSKSMPAETIKELRRANHVSYKPTMSTTYEVNSDYEGSPLSLSRSGSREGVGNGSDSDNWRDRNGVGNGLVNHAEFPASVSSPKRKQNKSAAEHYLSSSNYMDCISSVTGSNGCSLQSSLKGSDLPELFSKLGLGKYTDVFQQQEIDLQTFLTLTDQDLKELGITTFGARRKMLLAISGVNDYELNKNRRKLFEPPIRSSFLEGGASGRLSRQFHADMASVSGRW from the exons GTCATGGATGAAACCAAAACACAGATAGCGTGGCCTTCCAAACTGAAGATCGGCGCCAAGTCCAAAAAAG atccGCACATTAAGGTTTGTGGAAAGAGAGACAACGTGAGGGAAGCCAAAGACCGAATCATGTCAGTCCTCGACACAAAG CAGAGTAACAGGGTAACCCTTAAGATGGACGTGTCCCACACAGAGCACTCCCACGTCATCGGCAAGGGAGGCAACAACATCAAGAAGGTGATGGAGGACACGGGCTGCCACATCCACTTCCCAGACTCCAACCGCAACAACCAGGCGGAGAAGAGCAACCAG GTGTCCATTGCAGGCCAGCCAGGAGGGGTAGAGGCAGCTCGATCCAAAATCAGA GAGCTGCTCCCTCTGGTTCTGTCGTTTGAGCTGCCAGCCATCGTGCAGCCTGACCCAGGCTCCCCCACAGTGCAGCACATCTCCCAGACATACAACCTCACTGTCTCCTTCAAGCCCCCCACACGTCTCTATGGGACCACCGGAGTGGTCCGCGGCTCCCAGAACAACTCTAGTGCCGTCAAG AGAGGCACTGCCATATTGCTGGAGCACCTGGCGGGCAGCCTGGCCAGTGCCATCTCAGTCAGTACCCACCTGGACATCGCCCCCCAGCACCACCTCTTCATGATGGGCCGCAACGGCAGCAACATCAAGCACATCACCCAGAGGACAGGAGCCCAGATCCACTTCCCCGACCCCAACAGCCCCCAGAAGAAATCTACTGTTTACATCCAGGGAATCATCGAGTCTGTCTGCGTGGCGCGCCAGTACCTCATG GGCTGTCTACCGCTGGTGCTGATGTTTGACATTAAAGAGGACATCGAGGTGGAGCCCCAGTATATCACCGCTCTGATGGAGCAGCTGGATGTCTTCATCAGCATCAAGCCCAAACCAAAGCAGCCCAGCAAG tctgTGATCGTAAAGAGTGTGGAGCGGAATGCAGTGAACATGTACGAGGCCCGGAAGTTTCTGCTGGGTCTGGAGAGCAACGGAGTTTCATCCGCCCTGTCCTCCTCAACCATCGGCCCCTCCCCCACTCTCATCTGTCCCGTCGGCCTGGACATCCTGGCCTCAGCTGGCCTGGGGCTGAGCAGTCTGG GCCTCCTGGGGCCATCAGCGCCCCATTCTCTCAGTAGCTCCCCGGCTCCAAACTCTGTCCTCAACAGTCTGAACTCTTCCATGAGCCCCCTGCAGAACCccccgtctccctccccctcactgtGGCCCAGCTCTCTCACCAGCACACAAG GCTTCTCGTCTCAGTTGATGATGCACCCTGTAGCCCAGGCCACTCTGAGCAGTATCCTGCTCTCTGGGGTCAAGGGGTACACCCAGaacactccctcccctccccccggcCTCGCCCCGATCGACAAGCAGACCAACGGAGTCCCTGACTGCTCCAAAGGCCCCTGTACCATGAATGGACATGTAAAG caccCTGGCTCAGTCTATGGAAGGATGTCCAGTGCATCTCTGGCAGACACAGTTCTGAACCCCAACCAGTGTGACTCAGTTCAGGAGGCCAGCGTACACAACCAGTCAGAACCTCGCTCCAGCAAGTCCAACCAAGACGAAG GCTCTGACACCTTTGTGGAAGTGGGCATGCCCAGAAGCCCATCTCACTCAGCCAATGGGAACGAGCTAAAACAGATGCTGGCTTCCTGTAAGACGTCAGGGAAACGGCATGCGGTGGAGCTCCTCCAGGGGACCAAGAACTCCCATCTCCAGTATGTCTGTCCAGAGCTACA CTCTCTGTTGTCCCGCCCCCACAGCTCAGACTGcctcctgtcagacccagagtcgAGTGCTTCAGACGGCCCTGTGACGGATAAGAGGGCGCCGGGCAGTGAGCGGGCAGcagagagggcagcagagagggcAGCACAGCAGAACGAAAGGGACAGGATCCGCTTGGCACCACATTCCTCCTTTGCCAACATGCAG GCGCTTGAATATGAACAGAAAAAGCTGTTAGCAACCAAAG cTATGTTGAAGAAGCCTGTTGTGACTGAGGTACGGACCCCAACTAACACGTGGAGTGGTCTGGGTTTTTCCAAGTCCATGCCAGCGGAGACCATCAAGGAGCTGCGCAGGGCCAACCACGTTTCTTACAAACCCACAATGAGTACCACCTACGAGGTAAACTCTGACTATGAG ggctcccccctgtccctgtcccgctCCGGCAGCAGAGAGGGCGTGGGCAACGGCAGTGATTCTGACAACTGGAGGGACAGGAACGGGGTTGGGAACGGTCTTGTCAACCACGCCGAATTCCCAGCGTCTGTTAGCAGTCCCAAGAGGAAGCAGAACAAATCTG CTGCAGAGCACTATCTGAGCAGCAGTAACTACATGGACTGTATCTCCTCGGTCACCGGGAGCAATGGCTGcagtctccagtcctctctcaaaGGGTCGGACCTGCCGGAGCTGTTCAGCAAGCTGGGCCTGGGGAAATACACTGACGTGTTCCAACAACAGGAG ATCGATCTCCAGACCTTCCTCACTCTGACAGACCAGGACCTGAAAGAGCTGGGTATCACCACATTTGGAGCACGCAGGAAAATGCTGCTTGCCATCTCAGGTGTGAATGACTATG AACTGAACAAGAACCGAAGGAAGCTGTTTGAGCCTCCTATCAGGTCCTCCTTCCTGGAAGGGGGCGCCAGCGGGCGTCTGTCTCGTCAGTTCCACGCTGACATGGCCAGTGTCAGTGGCCGGTGGTAG